Proteins encoded in a region of the Fusarium keratoplasticum isolate Fu6.1 chromosome 13, whole genome shotgun sequence genome:
- a CDS encoding Zn(2)-C6 fungal-type domain-containing protein, whose amino-acid sequence MSATAGEGHTPPSTYAPPPKRRNIRKGTRSCWECKRRKSRCTFDNASDTVCIGCSRRGSTCVSQEYPEEASQARQSSERRREHFAKIGKMVVQIVREEAMAEPSSDVVDDWKLESEAEAGAERLNRGLGTPGGVQHAAAHITAQSLQKSISSLPPPSSLDVPTTKPINDSGQPAKATSPGALPTPRDVASVSQSMNRTSGYFMNIMILPYSQLYLYNFRMEVPDLHTPEVHPMLKAKRMLALATNIQSLQPESQRLSCQLSAPPATLVQQLMKAAAYVGTRTCPAVFVEELECLMLEAVLLANSGHLQRSWLVFRRLVADAQLMGLHRRQHSVKALDPRNNLDTRFFWFRILYTERLLCLLLGLPQASTDCTMGDEAALLVEEHPVGRLERMHCVIASKLLQRNDMETNYDQETRNIDQQIQRAAQSMPPRWWLMPNLAGISDDAQGFAETIRLTNQLFHHFLIIQLHLPYMLRPTASSKQRDSMTTCVNSSREVMVRFISFRSIQSVAFYCRAIDFFALIASMTLLLVHIDSHQNNEGESLAHQRPSDRALIEQAMEYMDDFNKSSQDILSKRSADVIRNLLEVENQAFRKHGPTGETQKHTHKRHSMDGHRLQLNIPNIGTVHISCDIVARHDGSPEGSSDDTLRTSSKEDRTNLVMLSEFIAPEEPMAQIAEPHEVKNQNEAADPTNSFAEPLQPICEESMELWLHGPDNLFQGIDLAHFDLA is encoded by the exons ATGTCTGCCACTGCGGGCGAGGGCCACACCCCCCCTTCGACCtatgcaccaccacccaagCGTCGGAACATCCGAAAAGGCACCCGAAGCTGCTGGGAGTGCAAGCGGCGCAAATCCCGCTGTACGTTCGACAATGCATCTGACACAGTATGCATCGGCTGCAGCCGCCGGGGTTCGACTTGCGTGAGCCAGGAGTATCCTGAGGAGGCATCGCAGGCCCGTCAGTCCAGCGAACGGAGGCGGGAACACTTTGCAAAGATAGGAAAAATGGTGGTACAGATAGTGAGAgaagaggccatggctgAGCCCAGTTCTGATGTGGTCGATGATTGGAAGCTAGAGAGTGAAGCCGAGGCCGGGGCTGAAAGGCTTAATAGAGGCCTTGGGACCCCCGGTGGAGTTCAGCATGCCGCCGCACATATTACGGCTCAG TCCTTGCAGAAAAGTATCAGTTCGCTGCCTCCACCTTCAAGTCTTGATGTTCCGACTACCAAACCCATTAATGACTCTGGGCAACCGGCCAAAGCTACCTCTCCCGGGGCCCTCCCGACACCCAGAGACGTTGCTAGCGTCAGCCAGTCAATGAACCGCACATCCGGATACTTTATGAATATCATGATCTTGCCTTATAGTCAGCTCTATCTCTACAACTTCCGCATGGAAGTTCCAGACCTTCACACCCCAGAAGTACACCCAATGCTCAAGGCCAAAAGgatgttggcgttggcaacCAATATTCAGAGTCTTCAACCAGAGTCTCAAAGATTATCGTGTCAACTGTCAGCACCGCCAGCGACACTTGTCCAGCAACTCATGAAAGCAGCTGCATATGTTGGGACCAGGACATGCCCTGCTGTCTTTGTCGAAGAGCTGGAATGCCTCATGCTTGAAGCTGTTCTGCTCGCCAACAGTGGTCATCTGCAGCGCTCCTGGCTTGTCTTTCGCCGACTGGTAGCTGACGCACAACTGATGGGTCTTCATCGACGTCAACATTCGGTAAAAGCCCTCGATCCCCGCAACAATCTTGACACCAGGTTCTTTTGGTTCCGAATCCTGTACACGGAAAGACTCCTCTGTTTGCTGCTTGGCCTTCCGCAGGCTAGCACAGACTGCACAATGGGCGATGAGGCAGCATTGCTAGTGGAAGAACATCCTGTTGGCCGCCTAGAGCGCATGCATTGCGTCATTGCCTCAAAGCTGCTCCAACGGAACGACATGGAGACAAATTATGATCAAGAGACAAGAAACATTGACCAACAAATACAACGAGCAGCGCAGTCGATGCCACCGCGATGGTGGTTGATGCCGAACTTGGCTGGCATATCGGACGATGCTCAGGGCTTTGCAGAGACGATAAGGCTGACAAACCAGCTATTTCATCACTTCCTAATTATCCAGCTTCACCTACCATACATGCTTCGTCCGACTGCCAGCTCCAAGCAGAGGGATAGCATGACGACCTGCGTGAATTCCAGTCGCGAGGTAATGGTGCGGTTCATTAGTTTTCGCAGCATCCAAAGCGTCGCATTTTACTGCCGAGCCATTGACTTTTTTGCTCTCATAGCATCGATGACCCTTCTGCTGGTGCATATCGACAGTCACCAGAACAATGAAGGGGAGAGCCTGGCTCATCAGCGGCCTAGTGACCGCGCTCTCATCGAGCAGGCGATGGAGTATATGGATGACTTTAATAAATCCTCTCAGGATATTCTCTCCAAGAGAAGCGCTGACGTGATCCGGAATTTATTGGAGGTTGAAAACCAAGCATTCCGCAAGCATGGGCCAACAGGGGAGACCCAGAAACACACCCATAAGAGGCACTCCATGGACGGGCATAGGTTGCAACTCAACATTCCAAACATCGGGACGGTGCACATCTCATGTGACATTGTTGCAAGACACGATGGATCACCAGAAGGATCTAGTGACGACACATTGAGAACATCATCGAAGGAGGACCGCACCAACCTGGTCATGCTGAGCGAATTCATTGCCCCCGAAGAACCAATGGCCCAGATCGCCGAACCACACGAAGTAAAGAATCAAAATGAAGCTGCAGACCCGACCAACAGCTTTGCAGAACCATTACAGCCGATTTGCGAGGAAAGTATGGAATTGTGGCTACATGGACCAGATAATCTCTTTCAAGGTATTGATCTGGCTCATTTTGACCTAGCTTAA
- a CDS encoding beta-tubulin family protein, whose protein sequence is MREIIHLQTGQCGNQVGSAFWQTLHNEHGLDSDGVYCGTTDVQSDRLPVYFSEAAGRKYVPRAVLVDLEPGTMDAIRAGPNGKLFRPDNFIFGQSGAGNNWAKGHYTEGAELIDQVLEVVRRETEACDCLQGFQITHSLGGGTGAGMGTLLISKVREEFPDRMMATFSILPSPRVSEVVVEPYNATLSLHQLVENSDETFCIDNEALYDICKRTLKLSDPSYGDLNHLISAVMSGLTTCLRFPGQLNSDLRKLAVNMVPFPRLHFFTVGFAPLTSLSSRSFRAITIPELTQQLFDPKNAMSASDYRNGRFLTCSAIFRGKVGMKEVEDQIGQIQNRNSSYFVEWIPNNIQTALCSVPPSGLNLSSTFVGNSTAIQELFKRIGSQFALMFRRKAFLHWYTGEGMDEMEFTEAESNMNDLISEYQQYQEAEVGDEEYDEEEEIFEE, encoded by the exons ATGCGTGAGATC ATTCATCTACAGACGGGCCAATGC GGCAACCAAGTCGGATCTGCCTTTTG GCAAACCCTTCATAACGAACACGGCCTTGACAGCGACGGCGT GTATTGTGGTACAACCGACGTCCAGTCCGACCGTTTACCAGTCTACTTTAGTGAA GCAGCCGGTCGTAAATACGTCCCCCGCGCAGTCCTCGTCGACCTAGAACCGGGTACCATGGACGCAATCCGTGCCGGCCCCAACGGCAAGCTCTTCCGTCCTGATAACTTCATCTTTGGTCAGTCCGGTGCCGGAAACAATTGGGCCAAGGGCCACTACACGGAAGGAGCCGAGCTCATTGACCAAGTCCTCGAGGTTGTCCGTCGTGAGACTGAAGCCTGCGACTGTCTGCAGGGATTTCAGATCACGCACTCCCTCGGCGGCGGGACGGGAGCCGGGATGGGCACTCTCTTGATATCGAAAGTGCGCGAGGAATTTCCAGATAGGATGATGGCAACATTTTCTATCTTGCCCTCGCCGCGGGTCTCCGAGGTGGTTGTGGAACCGTATAACGCTACCTTGTCTCTCCATCAGCTCGTTGAGAACTCAGATGAGACATTTTGCATTGATAACGAGGCTCTTTACGACATCTGCAAGAGGACACTTAAGCTCAGTGATCCGAGCTATGGGGACCTAAACCACTTGATCTCAGCGGTCATGTCCGGCCTCACGACCTGCCTTCGGTTCCCAGGCCAGTTGAACTCGGATTTGCGGAAGCTGGCCGTGAATATGGTCCCTTTTCCTCGCCTCCACTTCTTCACAGTGGGATTTGCTCCCCTCACGAGTCTTAGCAGCCGGTCATTCagagccatcaccatcccagAGCTCACGCAACAACTCTTTGACCCGAAAAACGCCATGTCTGCGTCGGACTATCGGAACGGCCGCTTCCTAACTTGCTCGGCTATTTT CCGTGGTAAGGTCGGTATGAAGGAAGTCGAAGATCAAATCGGACAGATCCAAAACAGAAATTCGTCGTATTTCGTTGAGTGGATCCCGAATAACATCCAAACGGCCCTTTGCTCTGTTCCGCCGTCCGGGCTGAACCTCTCTTCGACGTTTGTCGGCAACTCGACGGCTATACAAGAGCTTTTCAAGCGCATCGGGAGCCAGTTTGCACTCATGTTTAGGAGAAAGGCGTTCCTTCATTGGTATACAGGGGAGGggatggacgagatggaaTTCACTGAGGCTGAATCCAACATGAATGACCTGATTTCAGAATATCAGCAGTATCAGGAGGCCGAGGTGGGGGATGAAGAGtatgatgaagaggaggaaatcTTTGAGGAATAA
- a CDS encoding AA-permease domain-containing protein, whose translation MSHDKSPKTTDITVEVALTRDVEIIEMKNMASSPARAKENNMTWAISAPKSDEPKEQGEWYDGFRRADRRKMKRQWDQGYRPEQKPTIPGDRHYDIRAANARTATSALARELKGRHLQMIAFGGTIGTGLFVTSGSAIHAGGPGSVLLSYIVIGMLQYCTMQSLAELSVIFPIAGSFSAFSTRFLDPSWGFAMGWNYCLQWLFTLPLEIIAGAFTIGYWNEHLSQSIFVGIFLVAIIVINLFGVKAYGEAEFIFSIIKITAIVGFILLAIVINIGGEPTSGYIGGRYWMDPGLFNNGFKGFCSVLVTSCFSFTGTELIGLAAAETVNPRKSIPSAIKQVFWRITIFYIVSLLLVSLLVAYDDPRITSGISIADASASPFVVAIETAGTTVLPSVMNAVILIAVISVGNSAVFGSSRTLAALADQSHAPAIFAYVDKQGRPLVAIIFSCAVGLLAFLAEVKAHGVVFDWLLSVSSLATLFTWGSICLTHIRFRNAWTHASHTLEQLPFRARSGTTGAWFALAGYVLILISQVWMAFSPIDADKNSTTADVVQNVFLQAMAIPIVVVFYLGHKIWYRTGFVSLDEIDITTGRRYYRVHLMSDQEREARMAWPLWKKVYWYFC comes from the exons ATGTCACATGACAAATCGCCAAAGACCACCGACATCACGGTCGAGGTGGCCCTCACACGCGATGTTGAGATTATCGAGATGAAAAACATGGCGTCATCGCCGGCACgggccaaggagaacaaCATGACGTGGGCCATTTCTGCGCCAAAGTCGGACGAGCCCAAGGAACAGGGCGAATGGTACGATGGATTTCGACGCGCCGACCGCCGaaagatgaagaggcagTGGGACCAAGGATATCGACCTGAGCAGAAACCAACGATTCCGGGAGACCGACACTATGATATCCGTGCTGCGAATGCAAGGACGGCGACATCAGCGTTGGCGAGGGAGCTGAAGGGGCGACATTTGCAGATGATTGCGTTTGGAGGCACCATTG GAACCGGTCTCTTCGTCACTTCTGGCAGCGCTATTCACGCGGGTGGACCTGGCAGCGTGCTTCTGTCCTACATCGTCATCGGAATGCTGCAGTACTGCACAATGCAGTCTTTGGCCGAATTGAGTGTCATCTTTCCCATTGCGGGCTCATTCTCTGCCTTTTCAACAAGATTCTTGGATCCTTCCTGGGGGTTTGCCATGGGATGGAA CTACTGCCTTCAATGGCTCTTCACACTTCCTCTCGAGATCATCGCTGGCGCTTTTACCATTGGCTACTGGAACGAGCACCTTAGCCAGTCGATTTTCGTCGGAATATTCCTCGTCGCCATTATAGTGATTAATCTCTTCGGAGTCAAAGCCTATGGCGAGGCGGAATTCATCTTTTCAATCATCAAAATCACTGCCATAGTCGGTTTCAT TCTCCTTGCCATTGTCATCAACATTGGTGGAGAGCCGACAAGTGGTTATATCGGCGGCCGCTATTGGATGGACCCGGGACTCTTCAACAACGGTTTCAAAGGCTTCTGTTCAGTCCTTGTGACATCATGCTTCTCGTTCACCGGTACCGAATTGATTGGATTAGCAGCGGCAGAAACTGTCAACCCTCGAAAGTCAATCCCGAGCGCTATCAAGCAGGTGTTCTGGCGCATCACGATTTTCTATATCGTCTCGCTGCTGCTCGTCAGTCTGCTCGTGGCATATGACGACCCTCGAATCACCAGCGGAATCAGCATCGCGGATGCATCTGCGAGTCCTTTCGTGGTAGCGATTGAGACTGCCGGAACCACCGTCTTGCCTAGCGTCATGAACGCGGTTATCTTAATCGCCGTGATAAGTGTGGGCAACTCGGCTGTCTTTGGTTCTTCTCGAACACTTGCCGCTCTCGCCGATCAGTCGCATGCCCCAGCCATCTTCGCCTATGTGGACAAGCAAGGTCGCCCATTAGTGGCCATCATTTTCTCTTGCGCCGTCGGGTTATTGGCTTTCCTAGCTGAAGTCAAGGCTCACGGTGTTGTATTTGACTGGTTGCTATCTGTCAGTTCCCTTGCAACGCTCTTCACATGGGGAAGCATTTGTCTCACGCATATTCGCTTCCGCAACGCTTGGACACATGCCTCACACACTCTGGAACAGTTGCCGTTCAGGGCACGATCCGGCACAACCGGCGCCTGGTTCGCCTTGGCTGGCTATGTTCTTATCCTTATTTCGCAGGTGTGGATGGCTTTCTCACCCATAGATGCTGACAAGAACTCGACCACGGCAGACGTTGTGCAAAATGTCTTCCTTCAAGCTATGGCGATTCCGATTGTTGTAGTCTTTTATCTCGGCCACAAGATCTGGTACCGTACGGGCTTTGTGTCTCTGGATGAGATAGATATAACGACAGGGCGGAGATACTATCGTGTTCATCTAATGAGCGACCAAGAACGGGAGGCTCGGATGGCATGGCCGTTATGGAAGAAGGTCTATTGGTATTTTTGCTGA
- a CDS encoding Acetoacetate-CoA ligase, which translates to MATWAHPSPQLTKLDAFRRHVNLKYDLALADYEQLHTWSVGKTELFYREIWDFCGVVYSAPPSRVVSDGSSMWPRPEWYPGARLNFTENVLAVGLATHPDKIAVSACREAGTQWKHLTWKQLEREVARYASALKIAHVKAMDRVAAVMTNSLEAVLILLACASIGAIFSSTSPEMGANGIIERYLQSQPKVLFLESRVLYGGKWRDLSQKLATVVKKLKDQVTGLQQVVVSGPTWEDDTVISLNKFLDVRLEPLQFLQVPFDHPVYILYSSGTTGQPKCICHSGGGALLKHKMDMALAMDLGIDSIYYQYTSTGWMMWNVLVGALSVGCKIILYDGSPLHPRPSYQLRFLEEQGVTHWGTSPKFLGMLMRDLSGPLPSLAALQTVLISGSALSQELCDWFYTVFPKEVGLHNGSGGTDMLGGIIGGNNLIQIHANELAAAALGMKVEIWDENGNNIDGSGQKGELVITKPFPSMPVTFWGEGGDEKYRNAYFDTFPDVWCHGDFVSRDIKTKGYLVHGRSDGVLNPGGVRFGTAEIYDVVSRFTEVDDSIAVGQRRPQDQEEQVLLFVKTRNGATFDEALESKIRDAIKTLLSPRHVPAHILHVRDIPYTMSGKKVEKAVKSVVTGERVQNAGAISNAECLKEYEKYAGLPATTWVAKL; encoded by the exons ATGGCAACCTGGGCTCATCCAAGCCCCCAACTGACAAAGCTGGATGCCTTCAGAAGACATGTCAACCTGAAGTACGATCTGGCCCTCGCCGACTACGAGCAACTGCACACGTGGTCGGTGGGCAAGACCGAGTTATTCTACCGGGAGATCTGGGACTTCTGTGGCGTCGTGTACTCAGCGCCTCCCAGTCGAGTTGTCAGTGACGGCTCCAGCATGTGGCCGCGACCAGAATGGTACCCCGGAGCCCGGCTGAACTTCACCGAGAACGTGCTCGCCGTGGGCCTGGCAACGCATCCCGACAAGATCGCTGTGTCGGCGTGTCGCGAGGCGGGCACGCAGTGGAAGCATCTGACGTGGAAGCAGCTGGAGCGTGAGGTAGCTCGGTACGCGAGCGCACTGAAGATCGCCCACGTCAAGGCGATGGATCGTGTAGCAG CCGTCATGACAAACTCTCTAGAGGCGGTGCTAATTCTGCTCGCCTGTGCCAGCATCGGCgccatcttctcttccacTTCGCCCGAGATGGGGGCGAATGGGATTATCGAGAGGTATCTCCAGTCTCAGCCAAAGGTCCTGTTCCTCGAGTCTCGTGTCCTCTACGGAGGCAAGTGGCGAGACCTCAGCCAGAAGCTGGCAACTGTCGTTAAAAAACTAAAGGATCAAGTTACTGGGCTCCAGCAGGTCGTCGTCAGCGGCCCAACTTGGGAAGATGACACTGT AATCTCCCTCAACAAGTTCCTTGACGTCCGACTAGAGCCCCTGCAGTTCCTGCAGGTCCCGTTTGACCATCCCGTCTACATCTTGTATTC ATCCGGGACCACTGGCCAGCCAAAGT GTATCTGTCACTCCGGAGGTGGTGCGCTTCTCAAGCATAAGATGGATATGGCGTTGGCGATGGACCTTGGCATCGACTCGATCTACTATCAGTACACAAGT actggatggatgatgtggAATGTGCTTGTGGGAGCCCTCAGCGTTGGTTGTAAGATCATTCTTTACGACGGGAGCCCGCTCCATCCGAGACCGTCTTATCAACTGAGATTTCTCGAAGAACAAGG CGTCACGCATTGGGGCACGAGTCCAAAATTCCTCGGGATGCTCATGCGAGACCTCAGCGGTCCGTTACCGTCGCTGGCAGCCTTGCAGACAGTGCTCATATCTGGCTCGGCGCTCTCCCAGGAACTCTGTGACTGGTTCTACACAGTCTTTCCGAAAGAAGTCGGTCTCCATAATGGCTCGGGAGGGACGGACATGCTTGGAGGCA TTATTGGCGGCAATAATCTAATACAGATACATGCTAACGAACTTGCGGCTGCCGCTCTGGGCATGAAGGTAGAGATCTGGGACGAGAACGGCAACAATATCGATGGCTCCGGGCAGAAAGGGGAGTTGGTCATCACGAAACCGTTCCCGAGCATGCCGGTGACGTTCTGGGGGGAAGGAGGAGACGAAAAGTACCGAAATGCCTACTTTGATACCTTTCCTGACGTCTGGTGCCATGGAGACTTTGTCAGCAGGGATatcaagaccaagggctACCTGGTCCATGGTCGCAGCGACGGTGTCCTCAACCCTGGTG GAGTTCGATTTGGCACTGCCGAAATATACGACGTGGTCAGCAGATTCACCGAGGTGGACGACAGTATCGCGGTAGGCCAGCGGCGACCCCAGGACCAAGAGGAGCAAGTTCTGCTATTCGTCAAGACTAGGAACGGCGCAACTTTCGACGAGGCGCTGGAGTCAAAGATCCGCGATGCCATAAAGACGTTGCTGAGCCCGAGGCATGTCCCAGCGCATATCCTTCACGTCAGGGACATTCCGTACACCATGAGCGGTAAGAAGGTCGAGAAGGCCGTGAAGAGCGTCGTGACAGGGGAGAGAGTGCAGAACGCTGGCGCGATAAGCAACGCGGAGTGTTTAAAGGAATACGAGAAGTATGCCGGCCTGCCAGCTACAACATGGGTCGCAAAGCTATAG